From the Chryseobacterium sp. G0201 genome, the window GAAAGATTTCAACACAGAACGAATCATTTATCTACAGCAAAAAGGAAATTTTGTTTCTATTACTCCGGTAATGAAATATGGCTCGGTTGAAGTTGTCGTTTATTCCAGAAAGCAATTGTTTGATACTGATCAGAATGGAAATATGTTCACCATCGAACGAAATCATGATGCAGAAGATCGTTTGACTTCAATCATTATGAAACAACATCCTGAATTTGAAGAGCAAATGGACGGGAATGAATATTTCTACCTTCATAAAGATAAATTTTTAGATGAAAATTGGTTCTTAGAAGCCTTTGAAGCATGGAGAAACGAAAAAATAACCATTCTTGGATTCAATGAATTAAAGAACAATAAATTAAACCCAAATAAAGCTAAATTAAACATCCTGATTACCAGCGGTGTCGATTGGTTCAACGCTAAATTAGCTGTAAAATTTGGCAAGAAAGAAGCTTCATTAAAACAGATTAACAGAGCAATACGTAATAAGACTAAATTTATTCAATTAGATGACGGCACTCAAGGTATTTTACCCGATGAATGGATCAATAAAATCTCTAAATATTTCCAGATTGGAGATATTGATGAAGAATTATTAAAGATCCCGAAAATCAGTTTCACAGAAATATCAAATCTCTTTGAAAAAGAAGTTTTGAGTGATGAGGTACAAACAGAGATCAATACCTATTCACAAAATTTTTCAGCAACCAAAAAGATCCCTGAAATTACCGTTCCGGCAGAATTAAATGCAGAACTGAGAGATTATCAGCGAGACGGACTGAACTGGCTGGGTTTTCTTGATAATTTCAATTTTGGAGGATGTCTTGCCGATGATATGGGACTGGGTAAAACCATACAGATCATTGCTTTTATCTTACATCAAAGAGAAAAATACGGACCTACAACCAACCTGATTGTTGTTCCCACTTCCCTCCTATTCAACTGGCAGGAAGAAATTGAAAAATTTGCACCTTCCATCAAGGTTTTGTTGCATTATGGCGCCGACAGGAAGAAAACGACCGATTTGATGCATCAGTATGAAGTCGTATTGATAAGCTATGGAATGCTGCTTTCGGATATTCGTTTTCTTAAAACGTTTCATTTTAATTATATTTTCCTTGATGAATCGCAGGCTATTAAAAACCCGAATTCAGAAAAATACAAAGCCTCCCGTCTTTTACAATCAAGAAACAGGATCGTATTGACCGGAACACCCATTGAAAATAACACCTTTGATCTGTATGGGCAACTTTCTTTTGCCTGTCCGGGATTGTTGGGAAGTAAACAGTATTTTAAAGATACGTACGCCATCCCAATCGATAAATTTGAATACACCAAACGAGCTATAGAACTTCAGCAAAAGATAAATCCTTTTATCCTCCGAAGAACCAAAAAGCAAGTCGCCAAAGAGCTTCCCGAAAAAACAGAAATGGTTATCTACTGCGAAATGAACGCAGAACAGCGTAAAATTTACGACACTTATGAACGTGAGCTTCGAGAGTTCATCTCTGCATCCACTGATGATGAAACGCTTAAAAACAGTATGCATGTTTTAACGGGCTTAACAAAACTTCGACAAATCTGTAATTCTCCTGCTTTGTTGAAAGAAGGTCATTCCGGTGATAATGCCGTGAAAATTGAGATTTTAACCGAGCAGATCGAAAATAAATCTAAAGAACATAAAATTCTTGTCTTTTCACAATTTGTAGGAATGCTTGATTTGATTAAAACTGAATTAGAGAAGAAAAATATCCCTTTTGAATATCTGACAGGGCAAACCAAAGACCGCGGAACGAAGGTGAATAATTTTCAAACAGATGAAAATATCCGTGTATTTTTAATCAGTTTAAAAGCCGGTGGTGTTGGTCTTAACCTTACAGAAGCCGATTACGTTTATCTGGTAGATCCTTGGTGGAATCCTGCTTCTGAAAATCAGGCCATTGACAGAAGTTACAGAATCGGACAAACAAAAAATGTGATTGCCGTTCGCCTGATCTGCTCCAATACCGTCGAAGAAAAAATATTAAATCTCCAGAAGAAAAAAAATAAACTTGCCCAAGGTTTAATAAAAACCAGTGAATCAAAACTGCAGAATTTCAGCAAAAGTGATCTTCTGGAAATCTTGGAGTAAAATTTACCCAAAAGGACACAAAAGTTTTAGTACTCAATATATTTTGGATAATAATTTTCCATTCAGTTTATACACATTGAAACTTTGTGCCTTTTAACTTCTTTGAATCTTCGATTTGTGATTAAAAAAAACAATCGATTTTATAGATTATCATAGTAAGAATTGTTTTTATTGAAAATAATTCAAAAATAAATTTACATTCCTTATATTTGATTTTTATAATTTTGCATCATGAGCGATCAATTAGAAACGATAGAAGATTATTACAAACGCGTAAGACAAAACAAACTTAGAGTGTTTGATTCTGATGATTTTGAAACAGGAAAATCACATTTCAATATTTCTATGCGAAAGTACTGCAGTTTTAAAAGTCCTTACAATCGCCGCGACTATTATAAGATCAGCTTTATTATCGGTAAAGGAACTTTTCAGTATGGCCAGCAACAGTTGTATATCGATCGCCCTGCCCTATTTTTCCCTTCTCCGAGCATTCCTTATTCTTGGGAATGTGACGGTGATCTTCAGGAAGGTTATTTCTGTCTGTTTAATCAGGAGTTTTTTAATGGAAATTCAGAATTCAAGCTATTTAAGAAGACATCAATGTTTAAAGAATGGAGCATGCCGATTGTTTTTCTTACAGAAGAACAGACCCAGCTGGCAACCGTCTATTTTGAACAGATGTATAAACTTAATAATTCGTCCTATCCGTTTCGATGCAACAGCATTAAAAACCATTTGGCTTCCGTTTTACACCTCGCTTTAGAGAATCGCGTTGAAGATATTGACCCTAATGAACTTCCTGCTAACATTAGGTTATATCGACTGTTTGATGAACTTCTTAACAAACAGTTTCCGTTGGATTCACCGGCTTATCCATTAGCTTTGAAAACAGCTTCAGACTTTGCAGAACACCTTAATGTACATGTGAATCATTTAAATTCTTCCGTAAAATCGGTAGCCAATCTCACGACCACACAAATCATTAAAGAAAGAATGTTTGAAGAATCTAAAAATCTGCTGAAATACACCAACTGGGATATTTCTGAAATCGGCTATACATTGGGATTTGATGAACCTTCTCATTTTAATAACTTCTTTAAAAAGTACGCCAACACTTCCCCGCTTAAATTTAAAAGCATAGTTTAATTCTTTGAATTTTGTAATTTTTACTTTGTCTTTTAAAATTCATAGTAATCATACTTTCTCTATTTTTGTATCGTTAAAAAAAGAATAAGCATGTTGTTGAAAGAAGCATCTGAAAAACGCATCAGATTAATTACCATTATGGCCTTTATATCGATCCCGCTTTCGGGGTTTGTTACTGATATTTATTTACCTTCATTTCCATCAATGGCCAAGGGAATGCAGGTTTCGGAAAAAGATATCCAGATCACCTTAACATCCTATTTACTGAGTTATGGGATCTGCCAGTTATTCGTAGGAAATATTCTGGATAATATCGGGCGCTACCGTCCTAAATTACTGGCTTTACTATTTTTGATTATCAGCAGTCTGTTGATCACGATGACGAATAGTATTCTATTAATCTGTCTTCTCAGAATCCTTCAGGGAGCTGCGGTTTCTGTTTTGGTAGTGGCTACCCGCGCTATTTTTGTGGATATTTATGATGCGGAAAAAGTGAAGCATTATTTAAGTTATTTCACGATTGTCTGGTCTTGCGGACCTATTTTGGCACCATTTCTGGGCGGTTATCTTGAAAAGCTATTTAACTGGCATGCTAATTTTTATTTCCTTGCTTTCTATGCAGGAGCCATATTTCTTTTTGAACTATTCTTTAGTGGTGAAAGTCTTCCGGAAAAGAAGAAGGTCAGTTTTTCAGAAAATATCAAGCTCTACCAGATGATGTTGAAAAACCGCATCTTTATGTTGGGAATTTTCATTTTGGGATTAAGTTATTCTATTGTAATGTTGTTCAATATTACCGGACCTTTTATTATTGAAAATACTTTTCATTTTACTCCGGTGGTCATTGGATATTGTACTTTAATTCTTGGATTCTCATGGATGATTGGTGGGTTTATCGGCAAACGAAGAATTTCATTGGATTTCCAAGCTCGTATTTTACAACCTGTTATTATACAATTGGTTTTAATTGCTAGTTTGATTGCAGTAAGTTACTTTGCACAGAGTCTTTACATTACGATTCCTTTTGCATTTTTCATTCATATTTGTTCAGGGATTTTATTTACCTCTTTTTTTACGACAAGTATGTTGTATTTCCCTAAGAATGCCGGAACAGCAGGCGGATTAATGGGTGGATTAGTTTATATTATTACTTCTCTTACGAGTTTTATTATTTCTGTCAGTGGAAATGTTGCTCAACAAAAAGACTTGGGTTGGCGGTATCTGATTATTTCCTTTTTACTTTTTGCAATTATCCTTATTATGAGTCAAACATTGAAAAAAGAAAAAGCAGAGAATTAATCTCTGCTTTTTAATTCATCCGGCCTTCAACATTTCACCTTCAAACGATCGCTGACTTTTATATTGATTCTTCAAGTAAATGATACCATTTTATCTTATCATAAGATTCTAACAGAAATACAGCGGAAGCTTTTCTGGTATTCATTTCTCCATCAGCATTTTGAGTTTCTATATATTCTGCCAAAGCATGTTTATCCGTCAGATGGATTTTTATATCGGAAATTTTAATTTCCATTTCTGAAAATTTGCCAAAAGCAGAAGGTAACCAATTCGCAAAATCCTCGTAATTCAAATCATTTCCGCGACTTCCTTTCATTTTGAAGTCAGGATGGAAGTTCTGTAATAAACCTAACAATAAAGCTTCTTTATTTATCATATTCTTTTTGAACCAATTTTCTATATTTTCATGAAAATCCAAGATCTCTTTTTGTACTAATTCTGTTGTATCCATTACATTTCTATTATTCTTCATTCTTAATTTTTTCTTTTTAACAGCCATCATCTTATCGCAAGATCAAAAAAAGGAATCTAGTTCGTAAAATGATCTACTACATCATTACTGCAGTGCTTATATTAATCTATTAGTTATCATTAAATTAACAACCTCAGTAAAGATGCAGTACTGTCTTTTTAAGGGAAACAAGATATATTTGACATATAAAAATTGAACATTTATTTAGAAAGCAGGGGACTCTTTTATGTCTTTGGTTCTTTATTCTTACCCCTGCTTTTATTTTAAAAAGTATCTGCAAATATTTATTTGTAGCTTTTATATGACCATAGAGTAGTGACTATACTCATACTTTGTGTTTGTGTTTTTTGTGTTACAGGGGTGATCCCAAGCCCCTGTTTTTTTCATAATAATTGATGAGGAGCTCTCCTAAAAAGATCTACTATTTTTTTATCAATCAGAATACTCCTTCAAACGCTGTCTGTAGCTCATTAGGATGGATGTTTTTGAGATAAAGCCTACAAATTTGTTTTCCCGATCCACAACCGGAAGATTCCAAACACCTGTATCATCAAATATCTGGAGTATTTCTAATGGTTTATTTTCCGGATGAATGATTGCCGGCGGTGCTTTCATAATTTTAATAATACTCGCCGAAGTATCCGTATCTGAAAATAAAAAAGGACGAATATCATCTATGGTAAGGATTCCTCGCAATTTATTTTCATCATCTATCACCCCGAAAATATTCTTATCTCCTTCTTTTACAAGCTCAAATACATCTGCAATAGAAGCATTTTCATTCACAGTTTCTGAAAATCTATCGATAAAATCTTCTGTTTTTAATGAAAATAATAAATTTTTATCATGCTTATTTGTAAAGATCTTTCCTTCGTCTGCCAGTGATTTTAACTCTGGAGAAATGGGAGAAAACCATTTAGCGATAAGGTAAGACATCACAGAAACAATCATTAAAGGAATAAAAAGATCGTACCCGAAACTAGATTCCGCGATCAGGAATATCGCCGTAAGCGGGGCGTACAATACTCCACTCATGGCACCTGCCATTCCTACAAGAACGAGATTCGTTACCGGAACATCTGAAAAGCCAAGATGCTGACAAATTAAGGCAAACAAATAGCCTACAGTTCCTCCCGCAAAAAGTGAAGGAGCGAAGTTTCCGCCATTTCCTCCACTGAAAATGGTAAAAGACGTTGCAAATGCTTTTAAAAGACAAACTAAAATTAAAAATATAATGACTGTCCAGTCTTTAATCTCAAAATACCTGAAAAAACTGTTTTCAATAATTGAATGCGTATTACCATTTGTGAAAGCCTTTACCGTATCATATCCTTCCCCAAATAAAGGCGGAAAAAGTACGCAGAGCAATGACAAAACTGCCCCGCCAAACATGGCTTTTCGCAAGCGTGACATGTTTAGACCTTTTATAAAGTGTTCGACCTTTTGAGAAACAATAACAAAATACCTGGCATATAATCCGGTTGTAATCCCTAAAATAAGGTAATAAGGAACATTTTTATAATTAAAAGGTTCTCTTGTATAAAATCTGAAAAGTATATCTTCCTGAAGTAAAATCCTTGATAAAAGACTACCGCAAACCGCTGCAACAACCAAAGGAATAAAATCTGTGAAGACAACTCCCGTCAGCAAAATTTCAAAAGCAAACATGATCCCGGCAATCGGGGCATTAAAAGCTGATGCAATACCTGCTGTAGCTCCGGCAGCCAGTAATAAAGTTCGTTCTTTATAACTCAGACGATAGGTTTGAGCAAAATTAGATCCGATTGCAGCTCCGGTAACCGCTATTGGACTTTCCAATCCGGCAGAACCACCAAGTCCGACTGTAATTGCACTTTGAACAATCTGTGAATACATTTTAACAGAGGAAACGATACTTGAATTCTGAGCGATTTCATATAAAATAGCACCAATTCCTTTCCTGTCCTGACCTTTAAACAAGGTAAGAACAATGCTCGTCGTTAATACGATTCCCAAAAAAGGGAAAATGACGTAGAATAATATTTGATATTCAAAGTGAACTTTAGTGGTGATAAAATTATGAATATGATGAACAAGAGTTTTCAATACAACCCCCGCCAATCCAGCACTGCACCCTACAATAATACCAGAAAGAACAAGAAACTGACTACGGCTCAACCTGTTATTTAACCAATGAAGAATAAGCTCATAACTTCTTACTTTTTCAAGGCCGTATTTTTGAAAATCTCTTTTGAATTTTAGAAAACTTAGGTATTTTCTTTTATTATCAATTTTCACTTCTTTGAATGTTTTAATTCCACCATTAAGTAAGCGGGATGTAAATTTAGGAAATTAAATTTTGTTTTTTTGATTGGGGATAGATTGATTTTAATATGATTTAGCTTAATAAAATTAAATGATAAATAGTAAAGATATTTTCTTAAAAATTAGTTTTAATTAAAACTAATTTTAGCTATATTTGTTAGACTAAGTAAACGAAGGACAGATTTTCTATAATTTTTCTTTTTAATTTTATTGAGATAACGCTCTTATACATTAAAATATGTCTGTAAAACACAATAATATATCAGAATTAGCCTTAGAATTAGGTCTTGCAATGGGCGAAATGAAAAACCGTCTGCGACAGAAAATTCAGGCAAAAATTAATGAGTATGATTCTGATCTTTCTTTCGAACTTATAGAAATCATGGGACTTCTCTCACGTAATGACGGCATCAATCAGCAGGAAATCGGCAATAAGGTAAGCAAGGACAAATCAAGCATAACATATCTGATCAACAGCCTTGTAAAGCGTGAATTCGTTCAAAGGATCGAAAATAAAAACGACAGAAGAAACAAGCAAATTTACCTTACCGATAAAGGAAAGCAAATCGTACAAACGGTGTATCCCTGGGCATTGGAACTTTACGAAAAAGCCGCCGGCGATTTTAATGAAAATGAAATAAAAAATGCTCTTCTTTTAGTTAAAAAAATGACAACAAATCTCGAATAAATAATTCTTAAATTAATCTAACATGAGAACAATACTGGTACCGATTGATTTTACCTCAACCACAGAAAATGCCGTGAAAGTTGCTTCACAATGGGCAAAACAATATCAATACGAACATATTATATTGTTGAAAACTTCTGACGAATCTGAATTCGACTACCTGCATATTGCAGAAGGTCATTCATTTGTAAATGAAGAAAGTATCAACAGTCTTCTTAAAAAAACGGAATTATTATTTAAGAAATTAGCCAATATCATTCTTGAAAAATTTCCTGACCTTAAAGTTTCAAAAGCAATAAGCAACTGGACTTTAACCAGAAGCATTAATGATATTGTAAAAGAACAGCCGTCGATAGAATTGATCGTTTTAGGCAGTGATGATCAGGCAGTTTCCAGCGACAGTGTAGTTTCGGAAAATATAATAAGCATTGCCAGAACAAGCCCCGTAAAAACTTTGATTGTTCCCAATAGTTATAACTACAGCGAGATTAAAAATATTCTCATTCCCTGCGACATCAACGGTATTACAAAACTAGAAAGGCTGTTTAACCATAAATATATCATTCGTAAACAGGATGTAAAGTTGATGTTTTTAAATATTCATACAAAAGAAGATCAAACAATTATAGAAGAAAAAAAGGTTGAAATTCAGGAATATATTCATCAGCATTTAACAGAAATCCCAAGCACAATCTATTATTCTTACGATAAAAATATTGTCAACGGAATATTGACTTTTGCATCAACAAATAAGACAGATCTTATTATTGCCCTGCCCGGCAAACATAGTTTTCTGTATTATTTAACGAGTAATAGCATTTCGGAAGGCATCTATCAGAATGTTAACCAGCCTGTTTTAATATTAAAATAGAGGATGTTTTAAAATAAAATAACACCTACTGACAGACTCTTGTCACAATCCTGATTTATTTTTGTTGAATAATTTAAAATCCTCAAAAATGAATTTAGTATCCATACGTATTATTACCGCTAATATTGAAAATTTAGTGAAATTTTATGAGCAAATAACAGGAATTACAGCAATACAATACACTCCCGATTTTGCTGAGATTAAAACATCAAATGCAACAATAGCCATCGGAAGCACAAAGACATTGCAATTTTTTGGTGGTGAAAATATAGCACAACCCGCTGAAAACCGCTCTGCAATTATTGAATTTTTAGTTGATGATGTAGATAAAGAATTTGAGCGATTAAGAGATTTCTTATCTTCTCATATTGTACAGGAACCGACCACGATGCCTTGGGGAAATAAATCGTTATTATTCCGAGACCCTGATGGAAATTTGGTTAATTTCTTTACTCCAATTTCAAAAGAAGCGATTGAAAAATTTAATTCAAATTGATTTTAAATAAATTTTTTTAAGCTTTTTATTTTAACCACAAAAGGAACAAAAGCCATTTGAATATTTCATTATTGTTTAATAAGTAGAAAACAAAAGTTATCAAAAGAGTAAAAATCAAAGATTTTTAAAAACTTATGTGTTCTTAATTTGTAGTTTATTAATGAACTTAAAATACTAAAGTGTTAATCTTTTGATTCTTTTGTGGTTAAAAAAACAGCATCATTAAAATTATAATGACGCTGTTTTTAATTTATTTGAAAATTGTTTTCCGTTTAAATTCAAATGAAAGGTATATTTTTAACCTCTCGCCTTTTCATCCGTAAAAAACTGATAACCTTCTTTTTTATTGATAAGTTGTAACGGATATAACTTAGGATTGTATTCTCCATTTAACACTTCATTTAAAGCATGTTTTTTTGATTCACCGAATGTTACAACCAATATATTTTCAGCTTTATTGATCAAAGGTTCAGTCAAAGTGATCCTGAACATTTCCTGAGGCTTCAAATAATAAGCAGCCACCCATTTTTCTTTTTCATCTAAAACTGCTTCACCCGGAAATAAAGATGCGGTGTGTCCGTCATCCCCCATTCCTAAAAGGATAAAATCAAAAACGCCTTCATATCCAAGAATATTTTTAATCTCTTGTTCGTATTCTTTAGCATAATCTTCCGGTTCTACTCCATCTTTATACATTGGGAAAATTTGCTCTTTATTCACAGGAACTTTATTGAAAAGTGCTTCAAAAGTCATTTTTGCATTGCTTTTCTCATCATCTAAAGAAACCCATCTTTCATCAACCCAGAAAAAGTACACTTTATTCCATTCTATTTTTTCTGCATATTCTTGCGTTGCCAGCAAATTAAAAATCGCTTTTGGAGAAGAACCTCCGCTTAACGCAACCACAAAACGGTTATTTTTCTGAATAGATTTTTGTGAAAGATCAACAAACGTATCCGCTGCCTTTTTATATAATTTATCTAAATCATCAAATAC encodes:
- a CDS encoding MFS transporter, which translates into the protein MLKEASEKRIRLITIMAFISIPLSGFVTDIYLPSFPSMAKGMQVSEKDIQITLTSYLLSYGICQLFVGNILDNIGRYRPKLLALLFLIISSLLITMTNSILLICLLRILQGAAVSVLVVATRAIFVDIYDAEKVKHYLSYFTIVWSCGPILAPFLGGYLEKLFNWHANFYFLAFYAGAIFLFELFFSGESLPEKKKVSFSENIKLYQMMLKNRIFMLGIFILGLSYSIVMLFNITGPFIIENTFHFTPVVIGYCTLILGFSWMIGGFIGKRRISLDFQARILQPVIIQLVLIASLIAVSYFAQSLYITIPFAFFIHICSGILFTSFFTTSMLYFPKNAGTAGGLMGGLVYIITSLTSFIISVSGNVAQQKDLGWRYLIISFLLFAIILIMSQTLKKEKAEN
- the pgl gene encoding 6-phosphogluconolactonase, with translation MNITVFDDLDKLYKKAADTFVDLSQKSIQKNNRFVVALSGGSSPKAIFNLLATQEYAEKIEWNKVYFFWVDERWVSLDDEKSNAKMTFEALFNKVPVNKEQIFPMYKDGVEPEDYAKEYEQEIKNILGYEGVFDFILLGMGDDGHTASLFPGEAVLDEKEKWVAAYYLKPQEMFRITLTEPLINKAENILVVTFGESKKHALNEVLNGEYNPKLYPLQLINKKEGYQFFTDEKARG
- a CDS encoding DEAD/DEAH box helicase, encoding MELPKEYILSDTNISTLSIYDLLKHAQTANFIENKDFRDIYPIALDCNAGVFTKTTSVIDFPNVSVSQVGTSLITACSCDNETNKLCEHQAEIIHAILEQKNFRIFFDHNVRQRSLMSVAKGFGLENETNLDAYFNIEYTDGKLDIQPKIKELIQMDEQVFKQDLLPQRVSILDELAVQNTDKKKILVIGKHRFYNQLNFSLMEADITQSGKVKNPITTIDPMQLIWKAEQPSEIKFYTAILTFQNKYSEEKSAAELQALQLIVQNPLDLDVYYHDHTVAETISSKSLISINLNILKSEIQLTVFKKDPFYEITGELLFNDISLPFKNVVIRNDYFVYYQNTLSLVDNPDMLRVIKFFKSNNEILIIHASKYDEFLQTVLSSLEQYIHINYSYIRQATPVELAEKDFNTERIIYLQQKGNFVSITPVMKYGSVEVVVYSRKQLFDTDQNGNMFTIERNHDAEDRLTSIIMKQHPEFEEQMDGNEYFYLHKDKFLDENWFLEAFEAWRNEKITILGFNELKNNKLNPNKAKLNILITSGVDWFNAKLAVKFGKKEASLKQINRAIRNKTKFIQLDDGTQGILPDEWINKISKYFQIGDIDEELLKIPKISFTEISNLFEKEVLSDEVQTEINTYSQNFSATKKIPEITVPAELNAELRDYQRDGLNWLGFLDNFNFGGCLADDMGLGKTIQIIAFILHQREKYGPTTNLIVVPTSLLFNWQEEIEKFAPSIKVLLHYGADRKKTTDLMHQYEVVLISYGMLLSDIRFLKTFHFNYIFLDESQAIKNPNSEKYKASRLLQSRNRIVLTGTPIENNTFDLYGQLSFACPGLLGSKQYFKDTYAIPIDKFEYTKRAIELQQKINPFILRRTKKQVAKELPEKTEMVIYCEMNAEQRKIYDTYERELREFISASTDDETLKNSMHVLTGLTKLRQICNSPALLKEGHSGDNAVKIEILTEQIENKSKEHKILVFSQFVGMLDLIKTELEKKNIPFEYLTGQTKDRGTKVNNFQTDENIRVFLISLKAGGVGLNLTEADYVYLVDPWWNPASENQAIDRSYRIGQTKNVIAVRLICSNTVEEKILNLQKKKNKLAQGLIKTSESKLQNFSKSDLLEILE
- a CDS encoding VOC family protein; amino-acid sequence: MNLVSIRIITANIENLVKFYEQITGITAIQYTPDFAEIKTSNATIAIGSTKTLQFFGGENIAQPAENRSAIIEFLVDDVDKEFERLRDFLSSHIVQEPTTMPWGNKSLLFRDPDGNLVNFFTPISKEAIEKFNSN
- a CDS encoding chloride channel protein; its protein translation is MKIDNKRKYLSFLKFKRDFQKYGLEKVRSYELILHWLNNRLSRSQFLVLSGIIVGCSAGLAGVVLKTLVHHIHNFITTKVHFEYQILFYVIFPFLGIVLTTSIVLTLFKGQDRKGIGAILYEIAQNSSIVSSVKMYSQIVQSAITVGLGGSAGLESPIAVTGAAIGSNFAQTYRLSYKERTLLLAAGATAGIASAFNAPIAGIMFAFEILLTGVVFTDFIPLVVAAVCGSLLSRILLQEDILFRFYTREPFNYKNVPYYLILGITTGLYARYFVIVSQKVEHFIKGLNMSRLRKAMFGGAVLSLLCVLFPPLFGEGYDTVKAFTNGNTHSIIENSFFRYFEIKDWTVIIFLILVCLLKAFATSFTIFSGGNGGNFAPSLFAGGTVGYLFALICQHLGFSDVPVTNLVLVGMAGAMSGVLYAPLTAIFLIAESSFGYDLFIPLMIVSVMSYLIAKWFSPISPELKSLADEGKIFTNKHDKNLLFSLKTEDFIDRFSETVNENASIADVFELVKEGDKNIFGVIDDENKLRGILTIDDIRPFLFSDTDTSASIIKIMKAPPAIIHPENKPLEILQIFDDTGVWNLPVVDRENKFVGFISKTSILMSYRQRLKEYSD
- a CDS encoding helix-turn-helix domain-containing protein, whose translation is MSDQLETIEDYYKRVRQNKLRVFDSDDFETGKSHFNISMRKYCSFKSPYNRRDYYKISFIIGKGTFQYGQQQLYIDRPALFFPSPSIPYSWECDGDLQEGYFCLFNQEFFNGNSEFKLFKKTSMFKEWSMPIVFLTEEQTQLATVYFEQMYKLNNSSYPFRCNSIKNHLASVLHLALENRVEDIDPNELPANIRLYRLFDELLNKQFPLDSPAYPLALKTASDFAEHLNVHVNHLNSSVKSVANLTTTQIIKERMFEESKNLLKYTNWDISEIGYTLGFDEPSHFNNFFKKYANTSPLKFKSIV
- a CDS encoding universal stress protein, whose translation is MRTILVPIDFTSTTENAVKVASQWAKQYQYEHIILLKTSDESEFDYLHIAEGHSFVNEESINSLLKKTELLFKKLANIILEKFPDLKVSKAISNWTLTRSINDIVKEQPSIELIVLGSDDQAVSSDSVVSENIISIARTSPVKTLIVPNSYNYSEIKNILIPCDINGITKLERLFNHKYIIRKQDVKLMFLNIHTKEDQTIIEEKKVEIQEYIHQHLTEIPSTIYYSYDKNIVNGILTFASTNKTDLIIALPGKHSFLYYLTSNSISEGIYQNVNQPVLILK
- a CDS encoding MarR family winged helix-turn-helix transcriptional regulator, giving the protein MSVKHNNISELALELGLAMGEMKNRLRQKIQAKINEYDSDLSFELIEIMGLLSRNDGINQQEIGNKVSKDKSSITYLINSLVKREFVQRIENKNDRRNKQIYLTDKGKQIVQTVYPWALELYEKAAGDFNENEIKNALLLVKKMTTNLE